In one window of Echeneis naucrates chromosome 17, fEcheNa1.1, whole genome shotgun sequence DNA:
- the rnf31 gene encoding E3 ubiquitin-protein ligase RNF31 yields MPSLSEQLQEVRSQAEVCLYSGGRVVEVRAGVMAMANLPLPPCSKYRHIAAETMVIENSLGSNRKETLASLQRLSTALNILEKYGCNLTNPNRPKYWRTVKHNNPVFRATVDAIQGGRGVLCLYGYSNQQPDGLSFPDDVTDPDVGRVAAVTLEVMSLRMELELLIKETHPHPEFYERILPTLRHKDVGLNTDAMVYISEGQTKSLAFPLHHHSNRDNSHSHSLSSNHHSLRSFQVFSSSTNKHPENCGICGIFRISTHCLTCLQGLCSKCDRLYHSYPERNNHRRTTVTSSSSSSSKSISGHSTSTWSCLHCTKVNTVKDALCKQCEQPHLESISSKEDESQPATITEWQCKSCTMVNAASSILCEVCERPRLATRPPVTPSHPPITPPRPPAPVLGMPGDPDSQWVCQFCTYLNYSPATVCEMCDLARPEPAPLPAKLRPPSPVRRVPALPIKPKERTPENMDSWRQTLMKEEGLKLIQLIRDGEKKGVSPEEVYTSMRVAGDSTILPCKWLKTELPLRLDQIRMLVATSSLLSRSEKPAVYTAETESVVQLSRAEAKQAWLTAGGDTERAAKQALRDRLAKVKELCVLGFSDEARCHEVLRQSGGEVRGALALLQRPLLESFHNRIWSDKPEPPVDIHHSDKQRICRRLLAVYDLPSWGRCELALSLLLEHSAPYSLEDVVQAVRESHDREFIKRVLAKECPICLSVFPHNKMQSLTSCQCSVCCGCFQQHFTIAVRDKHIRDMVCPVCWEPNINDPEHLNSYFSTLDIQLRECLEPEVYELFHKKLTEQALIKDPKFLWCCHCSYGFIYDGDQLKVTCFQCRNSFCAQCKKPWESQHAGLSCEQYQSWKRENDPEYQKQGLAGYLRDNGITCPNCRFQYALSKGGCMHFCCSQCRYQFCSGCNNPFHTTCAVDECSVSGLHAHHPRDCLFYLRDWEPSRLQALLQNNDVSYNTEPPPGTQTDLCGVIEQKDEGGQQPDSACGAQTQHGHAGLCEKHYREYLVSLINSHSIDPAPLYSSNEMLLACRRYKVDDNRRDGEDSFSYYSRLLEKLINEVPLGDKVPRKK; encoded by the exons ATGCCGTCTCTCTCAGAACAGCTGCAGGAGGTGAGGAGTCAGGCTGAAGTGTGTCTGTACTCTGGGGGCCGGGTGGTGGAAGTACGTGCTGGGGTGATGGCCATGGCTAATCTGCCACTACCGCCATGTTCCAAATACCGGCACATCGCTGCAGAGACCATGGTCATAGAGAACAGCCTGGGCAGCAACAGAAAGGAG ACCCTTGCATCCCTCCAACGTTTGTCTACAGCTCTCAATATCCTTGAGAAGTACGGCTGCAACCTGACAAATCCCAACAGGCCCAAATACTGGAGGACTGTGAAACACAACAACCCAGTGTTCAGGGCCACTGTTGATGCTATTCAG GGAGGACGAGGTGTGCTCTGTCTCTATGGTTACTCAAATCAGCAGCCAGATGGGCTCAGTTtccctgatgatgtcacagatcCTGATGTAGGAAGAGTTGCTGCAGTAACACTGGAGGTGATGAGTCTTAGGATGGAACTGGAACTGCTTATCAAG GAGACTCACCCCCATCCTGAATTCTATGAGAGAATCCTTCCTACACTGAGGCACAAG GATGTGGGTCTCAACACTGATGCAATGGTCTACATCTCAGAGGGTCAGACCAAGTCTCTTGCCTTCCCCCTCCACCATCACTCCAACAGGGATAACAGCCACAGCCACTCCCTGTCCTCCAATCACCACAGTCTCAGGTCATTCCAGGTCTTCTCCTCttccacaaacaaacacccag AAAACTGTGGAATCTGTGGAATATTCAGAATCTCCACCCACTGCCTCACCTGCCTCCAGGGCCTCTGCTCAAAGtgtgacagactgtaccactcCTACCCAGAGAGGAACAATCACCGTCGAACAACTGTcacatcatcatcgtcatcttcaTCCAAAAGCATAAGTGGTCACAG CACCTCCACCTGGAGTTGCCTTCACTGCACTAAAGTCAACACTGTGAAGGACGCACTGTGTAAGCAGTGTGAACAGCCTCACCTGGAGTCCATCAGCTCGAAAGAAGATGAATCTCAGCCGGCCACCATTACTG AGTGGCAGTGTAAGAGCTGTACCATGGTGAATGCTGCCAGTAGTATtctgtgtgaggtgtgtgaAAGACCTCGCTTGGCCACACGACCTCCAGTGACCCCGTCACACCCACCAATCACCCCTCCTAGACCACCAGCACCAGTGCTTGGCATGCCAGGTGATCCTGACAGCCAG TGGGTCTGCCAGTTCTGCACCTATTTGAACTACTCTCCTGCCACAGTGTGTGAGATGTGTGACCTGGCTCGTCCAGAGCCTGCCCCTCTGCCAGCTAAGCTCCGCCCTCCCTCTCCTGTTAGACGTGTCCCTGCCCTGCCAATTAAGCCCAAAGAGCGCACCCCTGAAAACATGGACTCCTGGAGGCAAACGCTGATGAAGGAGGAGGGACTGAAGCTGATTCAGCTGATAAGA GATGGGGAGAAGAAAGGCGTGAGTCCAGAAGAGGTGTACACAAGCATGAGGGTAGCTGGGGACAGCACCATCCTGCCCTGCAAGTGGTTAAAGACAGAGCTTCCTTTGCGATTAGACCAGATCAGGATGTTGGTAGCAAcatcctctctcctgtctcgCTCTGAAAAGCCCGCA GTGTacactgcagagacagaaagtgtgGTACAGCTGTCCAGAGCAGAGGCCAAACAGGCCTGGCTGACAGCAGGTGGCGACACTGAGAGAGCTGCTAAACAGGCCCTGCGGGACAGACTTGCCAAG GTGAAGGAGCTTTGTGTGCTGGGCTTCAGTGATGAAGCTCGCTGCCATGAGGTTTTGAGACAAAGTGGTGGTGAGGTGAGAGGTGCCCTTGCCCTATTGCAGCGTCCATTGCTGGAGTCCTTCCACAACCGCATTTGGAGTGACAAGCCTGAGCCTCCTGTAGACATCCATCACTCTGACAAACAG cgTATATGTAGGAGGTTGCTGGCAGTGTACGATCTTCCTAGCTGGGGTCGCTGTGAGTTGGCGCTGTCACTGCTTCTGGAGCATAGTGCCCCCTACTCACTGGAGGATGTGGTGCAAGCTGTCCGAGAGTCCCATGACAGGGAGTTTATCAAGAGAGTGCTGGCAAAAGAGTGTCcaatctgcctctctgtcttcccCCACAACAAG aTGCAATCTCTCACATCGTGCCAGTGTTCCGTGTGCTGTGGTTGTTTCCAGCAGCACTTCACTATTGCTGTAAGGGACAAACACATCAGGGACATGGTGTGTCCCGTCTGCTGGGAGCCCAACATCAATGACCCAGAACACCTCAACAGCTACTTCTCCACCCTGGATATCCAG CTGCGAGAGTGTCTAGAGCCAGAGGTGTACGAGTTGTTCCACAAGAAACTAACAGAGCAGGCTCTAATCAAGGACCCCAAGTTCCTCTGGTGCTGCCAT TGTTCCTATGGGTTTATCTATGATGGAGACCAGCTGAAGGTTACCTGTTTTCAGTGTCGTAACAGTTTCTGTGCTCAGTGTAAAAAACCT TGGGAGTCTCAGCATGCTGGTCTGTCCTGTGAACAGTACCAGTCatggaagagagaaaatgatcCAGAGTATCAGAAGCAAGGTCTGGCTGGATACCTCAGAGACAATGGAATCA CCTGTCCTAACTGCCGCTTCCAGTATGCACTGTCCAAAGGAGGCTGTATGCATTTCTGCTGCTCACAGTGCCGTTATCAATTCTGCAGCGGCTGCAACAACCCTTTCCACACT ACATGTGCTGTGGACGAGTGCAGTGTGTCTGGACTACATGCCCATCATCCTAGAGACTGCCTGTTCTATCTGAGGGACTGGGAACCATCCAGACTGCAGGCTTTACTccag AATAATGACGTATCCTACAACACTGAGCCCCCTCCTGGAACTCAGACAG ACCTGTGTGGAGTGATAGAGCAGAAGGATGAAGGAGGGCAGCAGCCAGATTCAGCCTGTGGAGCTCAGACCCAGCATGGACATGCTGGACTGTGCGA GAAGCATTATCGGGAGTACCTGGTCAGCCTGATCAACAGCCACTCTATTGACCCTGCCCCCTTGTACAGCTCCAATGAGATGCTGCTAGCCTGCAGGAGGTACAAGGTAGACGACAACCGCAGAGACGGAGAGGACAGCTTCAGTTACTACAGCAGACTccttgag AAACTGATCAACGAGGTCCCACTTGGTGACAAAGTGCCCCGCAAGAAATAA